In Cycloclasticus sp., a single genomic region encodes these proteins:
- a CDS encoding bifunctional riboflavin kinase/FAD synthetase: MKLIRYLPDEAVFPNGCALTIGNFDGVHAGHRMVLAELMNQAAASGLQAVVMCFEPQPIEYFRADAAPARISTARDKIEQLSAVGVDALYLVRFNAALANMSAEQFVQMLVQQLNIKKLIVGDDFCFGKNRQGNFDYLTVAGEKFGFSVQRSNSFKIENERVSSTLIRHAFEKGQLEKAAIYLDRRYNMSGRVIHGQKRGRELGFPTANIRVKNRKTPLQGVFAVTIRLESGLLYKGVANVGTRPSIEDVTAVLLEAHLFEFSGNLYGQRVVVTFAKKLRDEKKFENLEQLTQQILIDSAQAKKHFNQT, encoded by the coding sequence ATGAAGTTAATTAGATATTTACCTGATGAAGCCGTTTTTCCTAATGGATGCGCACTAACCATTGGCAACTTTGATGGTGTTCATGCCGGCCACCGTATGGTGTTGGCTGAGTTAATGAACCAAGCGGCGGCATCGGGTTTACAGGCCGTTGTGATGTGTTTTGAACCACAACCGATTGAATATTTTAGGGCAGATGCTGCGCCAGCAAGAATTTCAACAGCACGAGATAAAATAGAACAATTATCGGCGGTGGGTGTCGATGCGCTTTACCTCGTACGTTTCAATGCTGCACTGGCGAATATGTCAGCCGAGCAATTTGTGCAAATGCTCGTTCAGCAGCTCAATATTAAAAAACTGATTGTTGGGGATGATTTTTGTTTTGGTAAGAACCGGCAGGGTAACTTTGACTACTTAACCGTTGCCGGCGAAAAATTCGGTTTCTCCGTACAACGATCTAATTCATTTAAGATAGAAAATGAGCGTGTCAGCAGCACCTTAATTCGTCATGCCTTTGAAAAAGGCCAGTTAGAAAAAGCCGCGATATATCTAGATCGACGTTACAACATGTCAGGTCGTGTTATACATGGTCAGAAAAGGGGGCGAGAGCTAGGTTTTCCTACGGCGAATATTCGTGTCAAGAATAGAAAAACTCCGCTTCAGGGGGTTTTTGCCGTTACAATAAGGCTTGAATCTGGCTTGTTATATAAAGGGGTCGCTAATGTTGGTACGCGACCTTCTATTGAAGACGTAACTGCTGTTCTATTAGAGGCGCATTTGTTTGAATTCTCAGGCAATTTATATGGTCAACGCGTCGTCGTTACTTTTGCAAAAAAGCTTCGAGATGAGAAAAAATTTGAGAACTTAGAACAGCTAACACAGCAAATTTTAATAGATTCTGCACAAGCCAAAAAACACTTTAATCAGACATAA
- the murJ gene encoding murein biosynthesis integral membrane protein MurJ codes for MKTLSKTLIKSTAIVGSMTMVSRVLGFIRDIVIARYFGAGEGTDAFFVAFKIPNFMRRLFAEGAFSQAFVPVLSEYKESQSTEALKELIGKTAGTLATVLFFITLLGVIGAPILIYLFAPGFASEGSRHDLAVEMLRLTFPYLFFISLTAMAGGVLNTFGKFAIPAITPVLLNLSFLAAVFWLSPLLDEPIMALAWGVLFAGIAQLVFQFPFLKKLGLMPRLSFSRDHAGVKKIMNLMLPALFGVSVTQINLLVDTLLASFLVTGSVSWLYFSDRLVEFPLGIFGIALATAILPNLSKSYAAGKTDDFSASLDSGLRWVVLLGLPAAAGLFFLAQPMLATLFQYDAFSTSDVDSASLSLMAYAVGLPAFILVKVLVPGFTSRQDMKTPVRIGVIAVVSNMLMSVTLVFFFQHAGLALATSLAAFLNAGLLYRALLKEGIFKPQQGWASFIVKVLFANLIVGVIYFYDYSLMQWYEWGAFDRALHLTLEILSVATLYVASILLLGIRPRHLLFKG; via the coding sequence GTGAAGACGCTGAGTAAAACGCTAATAAAATCGACAGCTATTGTTGGTAGCATGACGATGGTTTCGCGTGTCTTAGGATTTATTCGCGATATTGTTATTGCGCGTTATTTTGGTGCGGGTGAAGGTACCGATGCTTTTTTTGTGGCGTTTAAAATCCCTAACTTTATGCGACGTTTGTTTGCAGAAGGTGCTTTTTCACAAGCATTTGTGCCGGTGTTGTCAGAATATAAAGAAAGCCAGTCAACCGAGGCGTTAAAAGAACTGATTGGCAAAACAGCGGGTACGCTGGCGACCGTGTTGTTCTTTATAACATTACTTGGCGTCATTGGTGCACCGATTTTAATTTATCTATTCGCGCCAGGCTTTGCATCAGAAGGCTCGCGTCATGATTTGGCGGTGGAAATGCTGCGGCTCACCTTCCCGTACTTGTTTTTCATTTCCTTAACAGCAATGGCGGGCGGGGTGCTAAACACCTTCGGTAAATTTGCTATCCCAGCGATAACACCAGTGTTGTTAAACCTATCATTCTTAGCGGCGGTTTTTTGGTTGTCCCCTTTGTTGGATGAACCGATTATGGCGCTGGCTTGGGGTGTTTTATTTGCGGGAATAGCTCAGTTGGTGTTTCAATTCCCATTCTTGAAAAAACTGGGCTTAATGCCACGGTTGAGTTTTAGTCGTGATCATGCGGGTGTAAAAAAAATCATGAACTTGATGTTGCCGGCGTTATTTGGCGTGTCGGTCACGCAAATTAACTTATTGGTTGATACCTTGTTGGCATCATTTTTAGTGACCGGTAGCGTATCTTGGCTTTATTTTTCAGATAGGTTGGTGGAGTTCCCTCTAGGTATTTTTGGCATTGCTCTGGCAACCGCTATTCTGCCAAACTTATCTAAAAGCTATGCCGCTGGTAAAACCGACGATTTTTCAGCGAGTTTAGATTCTGGCTTGCGTTGGGTGGTTCTGTTAGGGTTACCGGCCGCCGCAGGGTTATTCTTTTTGGCACAACCGATGTTGGCGACGCTGTTTCAATACGATGCTTTTAGCACGAGCGATGTGGATAGTGCTTCGCTCAGCCTGATGGCCTATGCGGTTGGCTTGCCGGCATTTATATTGGTTAAAGTGCTAGTGCCGGGGTTTACCTCAAGGCAGGACATGAAAACGCCGGTAAGAATAGGTGTGATAGCGGTGGTTTCAAATATGCTGATGAGTGTGACGTTAGTGTTCTTTTTTCAACACGCGGGTTTAGCCTTGGCGACTTCGTTGGCGGCTTTTTTAAATGCCGGTCTGTTGTATAGAGCCTTACTTAAAGAGGGTATATTTAAACCGCAACAAGGCTGGGCGAGTTTTATTGTAAAAGTGCTGTTTGCAAACCTCATCGTTGGCGTTATTTATTTTTATGACTATTCGTTGATGCAGTGGTACGAATGGGGTGCATTTGATAGGGCACTGCATTTAACACTTGAAATATTATCGGTGGCTACTTTGTATGTCGCGAGCATCTTGTTGCTCGGTATTCGGCCACGACATTTGTTGTTTAAAGGTTAA
- the ampD gene encoding 1,6-anhydro-N-acetylmuramyl-L-alanine amidase AmpD: MTHASSTSIQQGLLSAANFIASPNKNSRPNPSDIRLIIVHGISLPPEQFGEGWIDDFFLNRLDPNQHPYFQKICGLEVSSHLLIRRDGSITQYVPFHERAWHAGLSSYKGQENCNDFSIGIELEGTDYIPYTDEQYVELACCCKALFEHYKTLSAESIVGHSDVAPGRKTDPGESFDWERFRRLLGEA; the protein is encoded by the coding sequence ATGACCCACGCTTCTTCAACATCAATTCAACAAGGCTTACTGAGCGCTGCCAACTTCATCGCCTCACCCAATAAAAATAGCCGCCCGAATCCCTCTGACATTCGACTCATTATTGTTCACGGAATCAGCTTGCCTCCAGAGCAATTTGGTGAGGGCTGGATTGATGATTTTTTTCTAAATCGATTAGACCCTAATCAACATCCATACTTTCAGAAAATATGCGGACTCGAGGTCTCTTCACATTTATTAATTCGGCGTGATGGGAGCATTACGCAATACGTCCCTTTCCATGAACGTGCTTGGCACGCAGGGTTATCCAGTTATAAAGGCCAAGAAAACTGTAACGATTTTTCTATCGGCATTGAGTTAGAAGGTACCGATTATATTCCATACACAGATGAACAGTATGTTGAACTGGCATGCTGTTGTAAGGCTTTATTTGAGCACTACAAAACCCTTTCAGCCGAGTCCATTGTCGGCCACAGTGATGTTGCACCTGGACGAAAAACAGACCCCGGTGAGAGCTTTGATTGGGAAAGGTTTAGACGCCTACTCGGCGAGGCTTGA
- the proB gene encoding glutamate 5-kinase → MKSRADLKRAKCCVIKIGSAVLTDNGQGLNRVAIDNWVAQISELKSRGIAVIVVSSGSVAEGMVRLGWSERPHALQELQAAASVGQMGLIQAYERSFQEQGFKTAQVLLTHDDLANRKRYLNARATIKTLLALSVVPIINENDVVANEELRVGDNDTLAAIIANLMSADLLMILTDQDGFFDSDPRVNPAATLIDYASVNDETLDSAASGGSGSLGRGGMQTKLTAARIASRSGTATIIAPGLKQRVILDVIDGESVGTLLIPDDAPVSARKRWLTAHLDIKGQVVIDNGAAQAIKKSGVSLLPIGVVAVSGDFDRGELVACVNQNGKELARGLVNYSSADIDIIKQNKSTEIEQLIGFVGESEIIHRDNLVLL, encoded by the coding sequence ATGAAGTCAAGAGCGGATTTAAAACGGGCGAAATGTTGTGTCATCAAGATTGGTAGTGCGGTCCTGACAGACAACGGCCAAGGGTTAAATCGTGTGGCTATTGATAATTGGGTGGCGCAAATTAGTGAGTTAAAGTCACGTGGTATTGCTGTGATTGTCGTCTCATCAGGGTCTGTTGCTGAAGGGATGGTGAGGCTGGGTTGGTCTGAACGCCCTCACGCGCTGCAAGAGCTTCAAGCGGCGGCTTCGGTTGGGCAAATGGGGTTAATTCAAGCGTATGAGCGAAGTTTTCAGGAACAAGGGTTTAAAACCGCTCAAGTTTTACTAACGCACGATGACTTGGCCAATAGAAAACGCTATTTAAACGCACGTGCAACAATCAAAACGTTGTTGGCTTTATCGGTTGTTCCTATTATTAATGAAAACGACGTGGTGGCGAACGAGGAATTACGTGTAGGTGATAATGATACCTTGGCCGCTATTATCGCTAACTTAATGAGTGCTGACTTGTTAATGATTTTAACGGATCAAGACGGTTTTTTTGACAGTGATCCAAGGGTGAACCCTGCGGCGACGTTAATAGACTACGCAAGCGTGAACGATGAAACCTTAGACTCAGCTGCCAGTGGTGGTTCAGGTAGTCTCGGACGTGGAGGGATGCAGACGAAATTAACCGCAGCGCGAATAGCATCGCGTTCTGGGACGGCTACCATTATTGCGCCGGGTTTAAAGCAGCGTGTTATTTTGGACGTTATCGACGGTGAATCGGTTGGGACGTTGCTAATACCAGACGATGCGCCTGTTTCAGCTCGTAAGCGTTGGCTAACGGCGCACTTGGATATAAAAGGTCAGGTGGTAATAGATAACGGCGCAGCTCAGGCGATTAAAAAGTCTGGCGTTAGTTTGTTGCCGATTGGTGTCGTAGCCGTTAGCGGCGATTTTGATAGGGGTGAGTTAGTCGCTTGCGTTAACCAGAACGGTAAAGAGCTTGCGCGAGGTTTGGTGAATTACAGTTCAGCCGATATTGATATTATTAAACAGAATAAAAGTACTGAGATTGAACAGTTAATTGGTTTTGTAGGTGAATCTGAAATTATTCACCGAGATAACTTAGTATTGCTTTGA
- the ileS gene encoding isoleucine--tRNA ligase, which yields MDYKTTLNLPKTSFPMKANLANREPAVLKRWQEMGLYQKIRDKFAGCPPFVLHDGPPYANGPIHIGHAVNKVLKDMIIKSKTLQGFDSPYVPGWDCHGLPIELMVEKKIGKAGVKVSASEFRKACRTYATKQVAMQKEEFVRLGVFGDWERPYLSMDFQFEADVVRSLGRIIENGHLHKGSKPVHWCTDCGSALAEAEVEYEDKRSPAIDVRFTVKDETTFVEHFHSSDGSPGHGPISVVIWTTTPWTLPANQAVSLNPEFDYVMVQSGEERLVLAEKLLKDTMLRYGVDDYRVIAYCKGSDLDYMTLHHPFYDRVVPIIVGHHVTAEAGTGAVHTAPGHGQDDYVIGQQYNLPVDNPVGDNGVFLASTPLFAGKHVFNANNDVIDALKERGALVHEEALNHSYPHCWRHKTPIIFRATPQWFISMDKNNLRDKALAEIKRVSWIPEWGEARINSMVEGRPDWCISRQRNWGVPIALFVHKESGELHPNTASLIEQVATMIEKSGIDAWFELESAELLGDEAADYTKINDILDVWFDSGVTHSCVLERREQLTFPAAMYLEGSDQHRGWFQSSLLTSVAMNGCAPFESVLTHGFTVDAKGMKMSKSRGNVVAPQKVIKSLGADVLRLWVSANDYTGEMTVSDEILKRAADVYRRLRNTARYLLSNLNDFDPASDALSFDQMLPLDRWAIEKTQQVQKEVLDNYDQYQFLQVHQKIHHFCSVDMGSFYLDVIKDRQYTLQQNSLARRSSQTAMFHIAEAFVRWIAPILSYTAEEIWLAMPGEREESVFLARAYDSFPDSTSKEMAELEFWQPIIDTRELVSKELERVRAEGLIGSALDADVTLYCDGELFERLSQLEDELRFILITSYAQVKPLSEKTEQANATENKNLFIDVLASGHEKCVRCWHHREDVGQSEAHPELCARCEDNVDGVGEVRQFA from the coding sequence ATGGATTACAAAACTACACTGAACTTGCCGAAAACGAGCTTTCCAATGAAGGCGAACCTTGCTAACCGTGAACCCGCCGTGTTGAAGCGTTGGCAAGAAATGGGTTTATATCAGAAAATTCGCGATAAATTTGCAGGTTGCCCACCATTTGTTCTGCACGATGGTCCTCCGTATGCGAATGGGCCCATTCATATTGGCCATGCGGTTAACAAAGTGCTGAAAGATATGATAATTAAGAGTAAAACCTTGCAGGGTTTTGATTCGCCTTATGTGCCAGGCTGGGATTGTCATGGTCTGCCGATCGAATTAATGGTCGAGAAGAAAATTGGTAAGGCGGGTGTTAAGGTGTCGGCGTCTGAATTCCGTAAGGCGTGTCGAACGTATGCGACAAAGCAAGTGGCGATGCAAAAAGAAGAGTTTGTTCGACTCGGCGTTTTTGGTGATTGGGAACGGCCTTACTTAAGCATGGACTTCCAATTTGAAGCGGACGTTGTTCGTTCATTGGGCCGTATTATTGAAAACGGCCATTTACACAAAGGTTCAAAGCCTGTGCACTGGTGTACGGATTGTGGCTCGGCGTTAGCTGAAGCCGAGGTTGAATACGAAGACAAACGTTCGCCGGCGATTGATGTGCGTTTTACAGTGAAAGATGAGACGACCTTTGTTGAACATTTTCACAGTAGCGATGGCTCACCTGGGCACGGCCCTATATCGGTGGTTATTTGGACCACAACACCATGGACGTTACCAGCAAACCAAGCGGTTTCTTTAAACCCTGAGTTTGACTACGTGATGGTGCAAAGCGGTGAAGAGCGTTTGGTTTTAGCCGAGAAGTTGCTTAAAGACACCATGCTACGTTATGGCGTTGATGATTATCGTGTTATCGCTTATTGCAAAGGCAGCGATTTAGATTATATGACGCTTCACCACCCGTTCTATGATCGCGTGGTGCCGATTATTGTGGGCCACCACGTGACCGCCGAAGCTGGCACAGGCGCTGTTCATACCGCGCCCGGTCATGGTCAAGATGATTACGTTATCGGTCAGCAATATAACCTGCCGGTGGACAACCCTGTTGGTGATAACGGTGTGTTCTTAGCGAGCACGCCATTGTTTGCTGGCAAGCATGTATTCAACGCGAATAATGATGTGATTGATGCTTTAAAAGAGCGTGGTGCGTTAGTGCACGAAGAAGCACTAAATCACAGCTATCCGCATTGTTGGCGGCATAAAACTCCCATTATCTTTAGAGCTACCCCGCAGTGGTTTATCTCAATGGATAAAAATAACTTACGCGATAAGGCACTAGCAGAAATCAAACGCGTGTCGTGGATACCAGAATGGGGCGAAGCGCGTATCAATAGCATGGTAGAGGGGCGCCCAGATTGGTGTATTTCTCGTCAACGTAACTGGGGCGTACCCATTGCGTTATTTGTGCATAAAGAGAGCGGTGAGTTGCACCCCAATACGGCCAGCTTGATAGAGCAGGTCGCTACCATGATTGAGAAATCGGGTATTGATGCATGGTTTGAATTAGAGTCGGCTGAATTGTTGGGTGATGAAGCGGCTGATTACACTAAAATTAATGATATTTTAGACGTTTGGTTTGATTCAGGTGTCACCCATTCATGTGTCTTAGAAAGGCGTGAACAACTGACATTCCCAGCGGCAATGTACCTTGAAGGCTCTGATCAACATCGTGGTTGGTTCCAGTCATCATTGTTAACATCGGTAGCGATGAATGGCTGTGCACCCTTTGAATCGGTGTTAACGCACGGTTTTACGGTTGATGCAAAAGGCATGAAAATGTCTAAATCACGAGGCAATGTGGTGGCGCCGCAAAAAGTGATTAAGTCATTGGGTGCAGATGTTTTACGCCTTTGGGTGTCGGCGAATGATTACACCGGTGAAATGACGGTCTCTGATGAGATCTTAAAACGTGCAGCGGATGTGTATCGTCGTTTAAGGAATACCGCGCGTTATTTATTGTCCAATCTAAATGATTTTGACCCGGCTAGCGATGCCTTATCTTTTGATCAGATGTTACCGCTAGACCGTTGGGCGATTGAAAAAACGCAGCAAGTACAAAAAGAGGTGCTGGATAATTATGACCAGTATCAATTCTTGCAAGTGCACCAAAAAATCCATCATTTTTGTTCGGTCGATATGGGTAGTTTTTATCTAGATGTGATTAAGGATCGTCAATACACATTGCAACAGAACAGTTTGGCAAGGCGTTCTTCTCAAACGGCGATGTTTCATATTGCCGAGGCATTTGTACGTTGGATTGCCCCCATCCTGAGCTACACGGCAGAAGAAATTTGGTTAGCGATGCCGGGTGAGCGAGAGGAGTCTGTATTTTTAGCAAGGGCGTATGACAGTTTCCCAGACTCAACTAGCAAGGAAATGGCTGAGTTAGAATTTTGGCAACCGATTATTGATACTCGAGAATTAGTGAGTAAAGAACTGGAGCGAGTTAGGGCGGAAGGACTTATTGGCTCTGCGCTTGATGCCGATGTAACTTTGTATTGTGACGGTGAACTTTTTGAACGGCTTTCGCAGTTAGAGGATGAGCTTCGCTTTATCTTGATTACGTCGTATGCGCAGGTCAAACCACTTTCAGAGAAAACCGAGCAAGCCAACGCAACAGAGAATAAAAACCTGTTTATTGACGTGCTGGCGAGCGGGCATGAAAAATGTGTGCGTTGTTGGCATCATCGCGAAGACGTTGGTCAGTCGGAAGCACACCCTGAATTGTGTGCTCGCTGCGAAGACAATGTTGACGGTGTGGGTGAGGTTAGGCAGTTCGCCTAA
- the lspA gene encoding signal peptidase II, with amino-acid sequence MLKWLWLSLVVIVFDQASKFWVVSHFELYESLRLLPSLNLTYVRNTGAAFSFLSSAGGWQRWFFVVIALVATLVLSIWLARLKSSERWMAVTLSLILGGAVGNLYDRISYAYVIDFIDVYYKTWHWPVFNVADSAISVGVVMMLIDIFRAKDSSLAE; translated from the coding sequence ATGCTGAAGTGGCTGTGGCTTTCGTTAGTCGTTATTGTGTTTGATCAGGCGAGCAAGTTTTGGGTTGTAAGTCATTTTGAACTCTATGAATCGTTGAGGTTATTGCCCTCTTTGAACCTAACGTATGTCCGTAATACGGGTGCTGCCTTTAGTTTTTTAAGCTCGGCAGGCGGTTGGCAACGTTGGTTTTTTGTTGTGATCGCGCTTGTTGCCACGCTGGTTCTAAGCATTTGGTTGGCGCGATTAAAATCATCTGAACGTTGGATGGCTGTTACCTTATCGTTGATTTTAGGCGGCGCCGTGGGTAATTTGTATGACCGTATTTCATACGCCTATGTCATTGATTTTATAGATGTATATTATAAAACTTGGCACTGGCCGGTGTTCAATGTCGCGGACTCTGCTATTTCAGTTGGGGTTGTGATGATGTTGATTGACATTTTTAGAGCTAAGGATTCAAGCCTCGCCGAGTAG
- the rpsT gene encoding 30S ribosomal protein S20 codes for MANSAQALKRAKQAEKNRQTNMAARTRLRTKIKRVIYSADDGNAEASETAYKEAVPYIDGAVTKGLIHRNKAARLKSRLNARVVKLKQA; via the coding sequence TTGGCTAACAGTGCACAAGCGTTAAAACGCGCCAAACAAGCAGAAAAAAACCGTCAGACTAACATGGCAGCTCGTACTCGATTACGTACAAAAATTAAACGTGTTATTTATAGTGCTGATGATGGCAATGCTGAAGCAAGTGAAACCGCTTATAAAGAAGCCGTGCCTTATATTGATGGCGCTGTCACCAAAGGTTTAATCCACAGAAACAAAGCAGCTCGTTTAAAAAGCCGCCTTAATGCTCGAGTCGTAAAGTTAAAACAAGCATAA